In the Candidatus Binatia bacterium genome, one interval contains:
- a CDS encoding biotin/lipoyl-binding protein, with the protein MVLAPARVVWLCAVVLLVISPSAAQRRRIEPEGCSRESCSVAARGRLEPKNRIVKVVGSSQPGNLIGVIHELYVREGDKVRQGQVLGIFDTYALRAATVERLSAQLRHAELEWRRVSRLYEKKAAAADERDDYESHLAVAKARLKEAEAALELTQIRAPFSGEVLKIHA; encoded by the coding sequence ATGGTGTTGGCGCCCGCCCGCGTTGTTTGGCTTTGCGCCGTCGTGCTCTTGGTGATTTCGCCCTCTGCGGCTCAACGCCGGAGGATTGAACCGGAAGGATGCTCGCGCGAAAGCTGCTCCGTGGCCGCGCGCGGCCGGTTAGAGCCGAAGAACCGCATCGTGAAGGTCGTGGGCTCCTCTCAGCCAGGAAACCTTATCGGAGTGATTCACGAACTGTACGTGCGTGAAGGAGACAAGGTTCGGCAGGGGCAAGTTCTCGGGATTTTTGACACGTACGCCCTGCGGGCGGCAACCGTGGAACGGTTGAGCGCGCAGCTCCGCCACGCTGAGTTAGAATGGCGACGGGTTAGCCGATTGTACGAAAAGAAGGCCGCTGCCGCGGACGAACGGGACGATTACGAAAGCCACCTAGCGGTTGCCAAAGCCCGGCTTAAGGAGGCAGAGGCAGCTCTCGAGTTAACGCAGATTCGGGCACCCTTTAGCGGTGAGGTGCTGAAAATCCACGCCTAA
- a CDS encoding GAF domain-containing protein has protein sequence MLNHEAFESMLDQVIEAFTFKVGWLTGADRATLFLLDETTGELWSKVARNGQRPLEIRIPASSGLAGHVLQSGQILNVADAYDEPLFNRSVDERTGYRTRSVLCVPILARSNKPVGVIQLLNKREGTFTPADEHQLTTFAANFGILLESWAHMRQAARQNSPQTIEPMAVGS, from the coding sequence ATGCTCAACCATGAAGCGTTCGAGAGCATGTTGGACCAAGTCATCGAGGCGTTCACATTCAAGGTCGGGTGGCTTACGGGGGCTGATCGTGCCACGCTGTTTCTCTTGGATGAGACAACCGGAGAGCTTTGGTCAAAGGTCGCTCGCAACGGGCAGCGCCCCTTGGAGATCCGCATCCCAGCCTCTTCCGGGCTCGCCGGGCACGTGTTGCAGAGCGGGCAGATCCTCAATGTGGCCGATGCATACGATGAACCACTGTTTAATCGTTCCGTGGACGAGCGCACCGGTTATCGGACGCGGAGTGTGTTGTGTGTGCCGATCTTGGCGCGAAGCAATAAACCCGTTGGCGTGATTCAACTCCTCAACAAGCGCGAGGGTACGTTTACGCCAGCAGACGAGCACCAACTGACGACGTTTGCAGCAAACTTTGGAATCTTGCTGGAAAGCTGGGCTCACATGAGGCAGGCTGCGAGGCAAAACAGTCCGCAAACGATCGAACCGATGGCGGTTGGGTCGTGA
- a CDS encoding alpha/beta hydrolase — MVVMLWLLTVLSVLLTYNVWFPSYRPGRRAVVSFFAGWLTDELALHHIGIQVLLALAFVGSGASQHWVGKVPLLILVFSWWALWTAYWRGDRAGDAVEHALREGLGSQYRAQVLPELRSQWPTSLDWKAIALPFPIHDPEVERLKNILYRRVAGVNLRLDLYRHRSRPQNCPVLLQIHGGGWVIGSKSEQGLPLMTHMARRGWLCVSVDYRLSPHATFPDHLVDVKAAIVWIREHAHEYGADPNFVVVTGGSAGGHLAALLALTANEAAYQPGFEDRDTTVQGAVPMYGVYDFVDRFHTFHNAEIHRLLESKVMKASLQEAPEAYEKASPISWVRADAPPFMVVHGDHDTLVPVEQARHFVAALRAASRQPVVYAEIPGAQHAFDLFPSLRCLHVVYGIERFLSFVYSRHRQSAEVAAAA, encoded by the coding sequence ATGGTAGTGATGCTGTGGTTGCTAACCGTACTCAGCGTGCTCTTGACGTACAACGTTTGGTTCCCGAGCTATCGTCCGGGCAGACGGGCCGTCGTCAGCTTCTTTGCTGGCTGGCTCACCGATGAGCTTGCCCTGCATCATATTGGGATCCAGGTCCTACTCGCATTGGCTTTCGTGGGATCCGGGGCGTCTCAGCACTGGGTCGGTAAAGTCCCGCTGCTCATCCTCGTGTTTTCTTGGTGGGCCCTCTGGACCGCGTATTGGCGAGGCGATCGCGCGGGCGACGCGGTAGAACACGCCCTCAGAGAGGGACTCGGCTCGCAGTATCGCGCTCAGGTTCTTCCCGAATTGCGATCTCAATGGCCAACTTCCCTCGACTGGAAGGCGATTGCCTTACCCTTTCCAATTCACGATCCCGAGGTGGAGCGGCTCAAGAACATTTTGTACCGCCGCGTCGCCGGTGTGAACTTGCGCTTGGATCTGTATCGCCATCGGTCACGCCCGCAAAACTGCCCCGTGCTTCTGCAAATCCACGGTGGCGGCTGGGTCATCGGCAGCAAAAGCGAACAAGGACTCCCCTTGATGACCCACATGGCTCGACGTGGTTGGTTGTGCGTTAGCGTGGACTATCGACTTTCCCCGCACGCCACATTTCCCGACCATTTGGTTGACGTAAAGGCTGCTATCGTTTGGATCCGGGAACACGCACACGAATATGGCGCAGACCCCAATTTCGTGGTCGTGACCGGCGGCTCTGCCGGTGGCCACTTGGCGGCACTGCTCGCCCTTACGGCCAATGAAGCTGCGTACCAACCGGGCTTCGAAGACCGCGACACCACCGTCCAGGGTGCCGTGCCCATGTACGGCGTGTACGACTTCGTAGACCGCTTTCACACCTTCCACAATGCGGAGATCCACCGGCTGCTCGAAAGCAAGGTGATGAAAGCGTCTCTGCAAGAGGCTCCCGAAGCGTATGAGAAGGCGTCGCCAATTTCGTGGGTTCGCGCCGATGCCCCTCCGTTCATGGTCGTGCACGGAGATCACGACACTCTGGTTCCCGTGGAGCAGGCTCGGCACTTTGTTGCTGCGTTGCGCGCTGCTTCCCGCCAACCTGTGGTGTATGCGGAAATTCCCGGGGCCCAGCATGCATTCGATCTGTTTCCCTCGCTGCGTTGCTTGCACGTCGTTTACGGCATCGAGCGGTTCCTGAGCTTCGTATATTCCCGACACCGACAATCCGCCGAAGTCGCGGCGGCCGCGTAA
- a CDS encoding flavin reductase family protein: MTRLPPGREMDERTAGVWSALSTGIYILTTRAAGSGHGMSASWVTQASANPPLLIAAVGQGTYSHRWLVEQRWFGLNVVGQRSKSLQDYFHSASAKRVNNLDRVDWFWSPAGVPWLLAALLCLECKVVDSFAVGDRTAFVATVTAARWGAVDRPLTSLDLPYAYVGEIHPNMWYQRSG, encoded by the coding sequence ATGACCAGGTTACCCCCGGGGCGGGAAATGGACGAACGGACTGCCGGCGTCTGGTCCGCATTGAGCACCGGCATCTACATCCTCACCACCCGTGCAGCCGGATCGGGGCACGGGATGTCAGCGTCGTGGGTCACGCAGGCTTCGGCCAATCCGCCACTCCTGATTGCCGCCGTAGGGCAGGGCACATACTCGCACCGATGGCTGGTGGAGCAGCGCTGGTTTGGACTCAACGTCGTGGGGCAGCGCTCCAAGAGCCTGCAAGATTACTTTCATTCCGCTAGCGCTAAACGAGTAAACAACCTCGATCGCGTAGATTGGTTCTGGTCCCCCGCGGGTGTCCCCTGGCTCTTAGCCGCGCTGTTGTGCCTTGAGTGTAAAGTGGTTGATAGTTTCGCGGTTGGCGATCGCACCGCCTTTGTTGCAACCGTCACTGCGGCTCGCTGGGGCGCCGTGGATCGGCCCCTCACGTCGCTGGATCTACCGTATGCTTACGTGGGGGAGATCCACCCAAACATGTGGTATCAGCGATCGGGGTAA
- a CDS encoding SDR family oxidoreductase, with protein MAGRLDDKVAVITGGASGIGRATVFRFLQEGAKVVIADYNAQAGEETLSAAQQQGFTDRVLFQRTDVADEVQVERAIRLAMDRWGRLDCMFNNAGVGGAFGPITDIDVTDWDYTFAVLVRGVFLGTKHAARIMKQQPQGGTIINTASIAGLYGGDGPQAYSAAKAAVINLTRATAIELAPHRIRVNAICPGGILTPLLHRGNPEPVRAFLEKFQPWPEAGEPEHIAGVALFLASEDSRFVTGTYIVADGGATAGGAMAIRHLRDGSPLPVEGFAGVDRGTTGEMPVLRPLSRRD; from the coding sequence ATGGCCGGGCGACTCGATGATAAGGTGGCGGTGATCACGGGTGGCGCAAGCGGCATTGGCCGCGCCACGGTGTTCCGATTTCTGCAGGAGGGGGCCAAAGTTGTGATCGCGGATTATAACGCCCAAGCTGGCGAAGAAACCCTCTCGGCTGCGCAACAACAGGGCTTTACTGATCGAGTCCTGTTCCAACGGACAGACGTGGCCGACGAAGTTCAGGTGGAGCGTGCCATACGTTTAGCCATGGATCGCTGGGGTCGACTGGACTGTATGTTCAACAACGCTGGGGTTGGTGGTGCGTTCGGGCCGATCACTGACATTGACGTTACAGACTGGGACTACACCTTCGCCGTGCTCGTGCGTGGGGTGTTTCTTGGAACCAAGCATGCCGCTCGAATCATGAAACAGCAGCCTCAAGGTGGGACCATCATCAACACAGCCTCAATCGCCGGGCTCTATGGCGGGGACGGCCCGCAAGCCTATTCCGCAGCCAAGGCAGCGGTGATTAACCTCACGCGGGCTACCGCCATTGAGCTCGCACCCCATCGCATCCGGGTCAATGCCATTTGCCCGGGCGGTATCCTGACGCCGCTGTTGCATCGTGGCAACCCAGAGCCGGTGCGCGCATTCCTGGAAAAATTTCAGCCGTGGCCGGAGGCGGGGGAGCCAGAACACATTGCCGGAGTAGCGCTCTTCCTTGCGTCGGAAGATTCTCGCTTTGTCACTGGCACGTACATTGTTGCCGACGGAGGGGCGACTGCCGGAGGCGCAATGGCCATCCGCCACTTGCGCGATGGGTCGCCTCTGCCAGTCGAAGGGTTTGCCGGTGTGGATCGTGGCACGACGGGAGAGATGCCGGTGCTGCGACCACTCTCGCGAAGAGACTAA
- the devC gene encoding ABC transporter permease DevC — translation MRAFALARRQLGRERRRLAVAVAGVAFAVVLILMQLGFRKALFASAVRFHSHLRGEVFLVSPRSMFLASMQSFSGRRLYQALGVSGVREIVPVYTNVALWKNPTDGTTHRLFIAASDPRLDALDLEAVWAQAESLRAPDVVLFDASSRPEFGPVVQLLGKNGKVDTEVEGRAISVIGLFRLGTSFGIDGSLITSDTNFLRIFPQRSPGLVQFGLVRLEAGETPEVVRDRIAAKLPSDVEVLTKDDLMEREVNYWATAQPIGFVFTFGAIMGFVVGLVIVYQILFSDVADHLAEYATLQAIGYLDSYLYRVVLYEALLLAVAGYVPGLLVSAQLYRLTHHATQLPMQLSPALIAGTLAVTMLMCTASGAIALRKIRSADPAEIF, via the coding sequence ATGCGCGCGTTTGCTTTAGCTCGTCGTCAGCTCGGCCGTGAGCGGCGCCGCCTCGCGGTGGCCGTGGCAGGAGTCGCGTTTGCCGTGGTGTTGATTCTCATGCAGTTAGGCTTTCGCAAAGCCCTGTTCGCAAGCGCGGTCCGGTTTCATTCGCACTTGCGGGGCGAAGTGTTCCTTGTCAGTCCGCGCTCGATGTTTCTCGCTTCGATGCAGAGCTTCAGTGGTCGGCGACTGTACCAGGCACTGGGAGTTTCGGGAGTAAGGGAGATTGTCCCGGTCTATACCAATGTAGCCCTGTGGAAAAACCCGACCGACGGAACTACTCACCGTTTGTTCATCGCCGCGTCCGACCCCAGACTGGATGCATTGGACCTCGAAGCGGTCTGGGCCCAAGCCGAGTCTTTACGAGCCCCTGACGTTGTACTCTTTGATGCTTCCTCACGTCCGGAGTTCGGTCCGGTAGTGCAATTGTTGGGTAAAAACGGAAAGGTGGACACTGAAGTCGAAGGCCGGGCGATCTCGGTGATCGGGCTGTTCCGCCTAGGGACATCTTTTGGCATCGACGGCAGCCTCATCACCAGCGACACGAACTTTCTGCGCATCTTCCCCCAGCGTAGCCCGGGCCTCGTTCAGTTCGGTCTTGTCCGACTGGAAGCTGGTGAGACTCCCGAGGTCGTGCGCGATCGGATTGCGGCAAAGCTCCCGTCGGACGTCGAGGTGCTCACGAAAGACGATCTCATGGAAAGAGAGGTGAACTACTGGGCCACGGCGCAACCGATCGGCTTTGTGTTTACCTTTGGCGCGATCATGGGCTTCGTGGTCGGATTGGTGATTGTTTACCAGATCCTATTTTCTGATGTTGCCGATCATTTGGCCGAATATGCCACGCTCCAGGCCATCGGGTACCTCGACTCGTACCTGTATCGCGTAGTGCTCTACGAGGCCCTGTTGCTCGCCGTCGCGGGATATGTACCAGGTTTATTGGTGAGTGCGCAGTTATACCGACTGACACATCACGCAACGCAACTCCCCATGCAGCTCAGCCCGGCGCTGATTGCCGGAACATTGGCTGTAACGATGCTTATGTGCACAGCCTCCGGTGCCATTGCCCTGCGGAAAATCCGTTCCGCGGACCCGGCGGAAATTTTTTAA
- a CDS encoding phosphotransferase family protein — MGCAELTPKLLLEEQQRLQAWLDQQGLPGQGLPLDVEFISGGASNEAWLLRRGEFQFVVRKPPRLIPEGRNESMVREFRVLSALRDSDVPHPRVLALCTDPQVLGSNFYVMEYVRGWSCMNQAQWPSPFDTDLEARRGLAWELIDGIAKLSRVDWQAVGLEGFGRPLGFHERQVDRWLGLLAKFQFRPLPGLQEAADWLRHYRPRHYVPGILHGDYQFANVMFAHGAPARLAAIVDWEMATVGDPLLDLGWVLMAWPDPDEDREHAGYVDYTGMPTRAELAERYARVSGRPVDELDYYVILARFKMAVVLEQGYAAWVQGRAGNPKMAFFGEVVLTMARKAAELANTTPLGRKRWI; from the coding sequence ATGGGTTGCGCCGAGCTTACACCCAAACTGCTTTTGGAAGAGCAACAGCGGTTGCAGGCGTGGTTGGACCAGCAAGGTCTGCCCGGTCAAGGTCTTCCCCTGGACGTGGAGTTCATTTCCGGTGGGGCCTCGAACGAAGCGTGGCTGCTGCGGAGGGGCGAATTTCAATTTGTGGTCCGCAAGCCTCCGCGGCTGATCCCTGAAGGGCGGAATGAATCCATGGTCAGGGAGTTCCGCGTGCTCTCCGCCTTGCGCGATTCCGACGTGCCCCACCCCAGAGTGCTTGCGCTTTGCACCGACCCGCAAGTTTTGGGTTCGAACTTTTACGTGATGGAATATGTCCGCGGGTGGTCGTGCATGAACCAAGCACAATGGCCGTCCCCCTTCGATACCGACCTGGAGGCCCGGCGCGGCCTAGCTTGGGAACTCATCGACGGAATTGCCAAGCTGTCCCGGGTGGACTGGCAAGCAGTCGGGCTCGAGGGATTTGGCCGCCCGCTTGGATTCCATGAGCGGCAAGTAGACCGCTGGCTCGGCCTGCTCGCAAAGTTTCAATTCCGGCCGCTTCCCGGGCTCCAGGAAGCGGCAGACTGGCTACGGCATTACCGGCCGCGCCACTACGTGCCCGGCATCCTTCATGGAGATTACCAGTTTGCCAACGTGATGTTTGCTCACGGTGCCCCAGCGCGTCTGGCGGCCATCGTTGACTGGGAGATGGCAACTGTGGGAGACCCGCTGCTGGACCTCGGGTGGGTGCTCATGGCCTGGCCCGATCCTGACGAGGACCGCGAGCACGCAGGGTATGTCGACTACACCGGGATGCCGACACGCGCGGAGCTGGCCGAACGGTATGCTCGGGTGAGCGGCCGTCCGGTCGATGAACTCGATTACTACGTGATCCTCGCTCGCTTTAAAATGGCTGTGGTTTTGGAACAGGGTTACGCCGCCTGGGTGCAGGGAAGAGCAGGCAATCCCAAGATGGCCTTCTTTGGCGAGGTCGTGCTCACGATGGCGAGAAAGGCGGCAGAGCTTGCGAACACAACCCCTCTCGGACGCAAACGCTGGATCTAA
- a CDS encoding CBS domain-containing protein, giving the protein MTRLAHSAETTLERLRPVARTALDSTIFDAAHLMYESGTDALAVVDANQQLVGVLGARDIVAVLGLGLEPARLTVRQWLQSPRECNNHGPRGEAWLG; this is encoded by the coding sequence ATGACTCGGTTAGCACATTCTGCAGAGACAACGCTCGAGCGGCTGCGTCCGGTGGCACGAACCGCATTGGATTCCACCATCTTCGATGCCGCCCATCTGATGTACGAGTCCGGCACCGATGCGCTTGCGGTTGTGGACGCAAATCAGCAGCTTGTCGGCGTCCTCGGTGCGCGCGACATTGTTGCCGTTCTCGGTCTGGGTTTAGAACCGGCAAGGCTTACAGTGCGCCAGTGGCTGCAGTCGCCGCGCGAGTGCAACAATCACGGGCCGCGCGGGGAAGCTTGGCTCGGTTAG
- a CDS encoding lactonase family protein: MRARIDSLVALATILSCGIAAAQGPRLEFIERLADPLGAYNLGGAHAVTISPDGRHVYTASFDDNAVVVLSRNVVTGAVSFLQAKLDQEGEVRGLFRPVSIVVAPDGAHVYVGAFFGDAVATFARDPLTGELRFVDALFGGAAGQRGLTQVHGMAFVPDGSQLVVVSYGDNAITVLTRDRHSGRLAVTQVLSDRGDSGEVEGLVRPTAVAVSPTGTDVFVVSSGSASLVHLRRTAETGHLIPLASFLDGVSGVGGLAGVVAVSVSPDGRDIYTLGTEAVGHFRQDPDGNLQFVGTLTDPEVIGGGDSAGPTALALAPQGSAMLVTRGGDDTVVLLERDLQSGDLQIVDAVRDGENGVDGLAGAADASFDPAGRFAYVASQFDDSVATFRRWPRCEGDCNEDGEVTVEELVLGVAALLTEAQPLGCWQMDRSGDGRLTVDEIVRGVRHALGGCS; encoded by the coding sequence ATGAGAGCCAGGATCGACTCGCTGGTTGCGCTTGCAACCATTCTCAGTTGCGGCATTGCGGCTGCCCAGGGGCCTCGACTGGAATTCATTGAGCGTCTCGCCGACCCACTCGGCGCATACAACCTAGGGGGAGCGCACGCGGTGACGATCAGCCCCGACGGGCGACACGTCTACACAGCCAGTTTCGATGACAACGCCGTCGTCGTGCTTTCCCGCAATGTCGTCACGGGAGCGGTGAGTTTTCTCCAAGCCAAGTTGGACCAAGAGGGCGAGGTTCGCGGATTGTTTCGACCGGTTAGCATCGTTGTCGCGCCCGATGGAGCACATGTTTACGTAGGGGCCTTTTTTGGCGACGCAGTTGCCACGTTTGCCCGCGATCCACTCACCGGAGAGTTGCGCTTTGTCGACGCGTTGTTTGGAGGTGCCGCAGGCCAACGCGGCCTTACACAGGTCCATGGGATGGCGTTTGTACCCGACGGAAGCCAACTCGTCGTTGTCAGTTACGGAGACAACGCAATCACCGTTTTAACGCGAGACAGACACTCGGGGCGTTTGGCCGTAACCCAAGTGCTCAGCGATCGTGGTGACAGCGGCGAGGTCGAGGGCCTCGTTCGCCCAACCGCTGTGGCGGTGTCGCCCACGGGGACAGACGTGTTCGTGGTGTCCAGCGGATCCGCAAGCCTCGTGCACTTGCGGCGAACGGCAGAGACAGGTCACCTCATTCCACTCGCGAGTTTTCTAGATGGCGTTTCCGGTGTTGGCGGGCTCGCCGGTGTGGTTGCTGTGAGCGTCTCCCCAGACGGTCGGGATATTTACACGCTAGGTACCGAAGCGGTAGGCCATTTTCGACAGGACCCCGACGGCAACCTCCAGTTTGTCGGCACTCTCACAGACCCTGAAGTTATTGGTGGTGGGGACTCTGCGGGCCCGACTGCTTTGGCCCTCGCGCCTCAAGGTTCGGCGATGCTGGTGACGCGTGGCGGCGATGACACCGTTGTGTTGCTCGAGCGAGACTTACAGAGCGGTGATTTGCAAATCGTGGACGCGGTGCGGGACGGCGAAAATGGCGTCGATGGCCTGGCGGGGGCAGCGGATGCGAGTTTCGATCCCGCGGGTCGGTTCGCTTACGTCGCGTCTCAATTCGATGACAGCGTGGCGACGTTCCGCCGCTGGCCTCGGTGCGAAGGCGATTGTAACGAAGACGGCGAAGTAACCGTTGAGGAGCTCGTGTTAGGGGTGGCTGCGTTACTCACTGAGGCGCAACCACTCGGATGCTGGCAGATGGATCGCAGTGGCGACGGACGGCTCACGGTGGACGAAATCGTGCGCGGTGTTCGCCACGCCTTGGGCGGGTGTTCATGA
- a CDS encoding acyl-CoA synthetase, translating to MKHHKEREFNLATINEALAQAYPERECLVFRDRRFRWKDFTDRTRRLANFLRAHGLGCHRERSELKNYESGQDHLGLYLYNGNEYLEGMIGAYKARVAPFNVNYRYVEDELIYLLNDADCHALIYHARFAPRVQKIRSEVRHLRLLVQVADESNNPLLPGALDYEEVLRQSSPEKPDLHWCADDLYILYTGGTTGMPKGVLWRQEDIFFAALGGHPPGGQKVPSIDALVENARSSSARALPAPPFMHGAAHWMALTCWHQGGAVIVQDQPERLDPHDIWSTVERERVTFLTIVGDAFARPLVDQLQKRRYDLSSLNVILSGGAILTPALKEALLEHIPHLMIIDGFGASETGGQGSQIVTKGMTISSGAFRMNEETLVLKYDLSGPVEPGSEEVGWLARTGHVPLGYFKDAEKTARTFPVLNGRRYAIPGDHAKVAADGTIIVLGRGSVSINSGGEKIYPEEVEKALKHHPAVYDAVVVGTPHERFGEQVTAIVQVRKGEEPSKEELIEFCARHLARYKLPREILFVDEMVRSPSGKADYRWAKQFALEQLGLAGKAR from the coding sequence ATGAAGCACCACAAGGAACGGGAATTCAACCTCGCAACAATCAACGAAGCTTTGGCGCAAGCGTATCCCGAGAGGGAGTGTTTGGTCTTTCGCGACCGTCGTTTTCGGTGGAAAGATTTCACCGACCGCACCCGTCGCTTGGCAAACTTTCTTCGGGCTCATGGTCTTGGGTGCCACCGGGAGCGGTCGGAACTGAAGAACTACGAGTCCGGCCAAGATCACCTCGGGCTCTACTTGTACAACGGCAACGAATACCTCGAGGGAATGATCGGGGCTTACAAGGCACGGGTCGCCCCGTTCAATGTGAACTACCGCTATGTGGAAGACGAGCTGATTTACCTGCTGAATGATGCCGACTGCCATGCGCTCATCTACCACGCGCGCTTCGCACCTCGGGTGCAGAAGATCCGTTCAGAAGTCCGTCATCTCCGGCTGCTGGTACAAGTAGCTGACGAGTCGAACAATCCGCTTTTGCCGGGTGCGTTGGACTACGAGGAGGTGTTGCGCCAGTCATCTCCGGAAAAACCTGACCTGCACTGGTGCGCGGACGATCTGTACATCCTCTACACCGGTGGGACCACCGGCATGCCCAAGGGTGTTCTCTGGCGGCAGGAGGACATCTTTTTTGCAGCACTGGGTGGACATCCGCCCGGGGGCCAAAAGGTCCCCTCGATTGATGCATTAGTCGAAAATGCCCGTTCCAGCTCGGCACGAGCGCTTCCCGCTCCGCCTTTTATGCACGGCGCAGCACACTGGATGGCGCTCACTTGTTGGCATCAGGGGGGAGCGGTCATTGTCCAAGACCAACCCGAGCGGCTCGACCCGCATGATATTTGGTCCACCGTAGAGCGCGAGCGGGTGACGTTTTTGACCATCGTGGGGGATGCGTTCGCTCGCCCGCTGGTCGATCAGTTGCAGAAGCGTCGTTACGACCTGTCCAGTCTGAACGTGATTCTCTCGGGGGGCGCAATCCTCACACCCGCGCTCAAAGAAGCGCTGCTCGAACACATTCCTCACCTAATGATCATCGATGGATTTGGTGCCTCGGAAACAGGTGGCCAGGGGTCGCAAATCGTTACCAAAGGTATGACGATCAGCAGCGGTGCTTTTCGGATGAACGAAGAAACGCTGGTGTTGAAGTACGACTTGAGTGGCCCAGTCGAGCCCGGCAGCGAGGAGGTTGGCTGGCTGGCTCGCACGGGGCACGTGCCGCTCGGTTACTTTAAGGACGCAGAAAAAACCGCACGAACGTTTCCCGTACTCAATGGCCGGCGGTATGCCATCCCAGGAGACCACGCCAAGGTTGCTGCCGATGGAACCATCATCGTACTCGGGCGTGGCTCGGTGAGTATCAACTCGGGCGGAGAAAAAATTTACCCCGAAGAAGTGGAAAAGGCACTTAAACACCATCCGGCGGTGTACGACGCTGTCGTCGTGGGAACTCCGCACGAGCGGTTCGGGGAACAGGTGACTGCCATCGTGCAGGTGCGAAAGGGCGAAGAACCCAGCAAGGAAGAGTTGATTGAGTTTTGTGCCCGTCACCTTGCCCGTTACAAACTTCCGCGGGAAATTTTGTTCGTAGACGAAATGGTGCGGAGCCCCTCCGGAAAGGCGGACTACCGCTGGGCCAAGCAGTTTGCCCTCGAGCAACTGGGCCTCGCTGGCAAGGCCCGGTAA
- a CDS encoding adenylate/guanylate cyclase domain-containing protein → MPTVVLGANVTHRGLPQSDLLCGIFLLTYFLIFAYAAYTRTMQLIRSRRELREQKAIAEIERTRSESLLSSLIPSTLKKQFREQGLVPPERYEHATLVVVDFVDLDSVSEQNPLHDWFGVFNHHLQAFDAIAARYGLESLRACGRLYCAVSGALPVTAEHADDAIGAAVEMRGFARDFSKSQHESSSPTLAVRIAVHTGRVVAGVTEARRFVYNVCGPGWSEALRICESIEPWDIGVSETTRGRLTHALPMKPSGAVPLAVRGSLLPVYVLTDNAVRSSPMVG, encoded by the coding sequence GTGCCAACCGTGGTCCTCGGTGCGAACGTCACGCACCGAGGGCTTCCGCAGTCCGACTTGTTGTGTGGCATCTTCCTCCTGACCTATTTCCTCATTTTTGCGTACGCGGCCTATACCCGCACCATGCAACTCATCCGTTCTCGGCGTGAACTCCGAGAGCAAAAAGCCATTGCTGAGATCGAGAGGACGCGCTCAGAAAGTTTATTGTCGAGCCTGATCCCCTCCACCTTGAAAAAGCAGTTCCGCGAGCAGGGGCTTGTTCCCCCCGAACGGTACGAGCACGCAACCCTGGTCGTGGTCGATTTCGTCGACCTGGACTCTGTATCCGAACAAAACCCGCTCCACGACTGGTTCGGTGTATTCAATCATCACTTGCAAGCGTTCGATGCGATTGCGGCACGCTATGGCCTCGAAAGCTTGCGCGCCTGCGGAAGGCTGTACTGCGCAGTTTCGGGCGCTCTTCCCGTCACTGCAGAGCACGCAGACGATGCCATCGGTGCTGCAGTCGAAATGCGCGGATTCGCACGTGACTTTTCCAAGAGCCAGCACGAGAGTTCTTCGCCAACACTGGCAGTGCGCATTGCTGTGCACACCGGGCGTGTCGTTGCCGGAGTGACTGAGGCTCGGCGATTCGTTTACAACGTGTGTGGTCCCGGGTGGTCCGAGGCTCTACGGATCTGCGAATCGATCGAGCCGTGGGACATTGGTGTTTCTGAAACAACGCGAGGACGGCTGACCCATGCGCTGCCCATGAAGCCGAGCGGAGCTGTTCCCCTCGCCGTCCGAGGGTCCTTGCTGCCCGTGTACGTGCTCACCGATAACGCGGTGCGTTCATCGCCGATGGTAGGTTAG